The proteins below come from a single Puniceicoccaceae bacterium genomic window:
- a CDS encoding ATP-binding protein: MNCRLPLRVIFPMLVCLSEIACNAREQGLPFMRNYTFEEMGNAYHGLLLNSDPLGRIWTVQEGTFLSFDNQNWTSLIDSESIEQNFANAISTPDGRYYYGAAGNWGSFRFGTDGLITTQSLRDTGAPAWTSNTNFSFIETTSDGIAYAGGSGMIYHDLKSGQNHYFQVPETLLIFCLNDEIYLSSYRIGIAHLDRDQMKLIPLFPEPTEETIFEEFAYLDDDTILAVTNAYQLVHFDGINIKVKESGIDSMLHLGVSAMLKLDEQHIAIALSSRGLFLLDPSYQIRAHFSEATFRNIEDMVSNEPGIVWISSGAGVSKLVYDYPVSLFDHRADLVLLWPSVIKHRGQTLVVSSGNLYRPVDVGKGQLTRFEPMELNIERGVWVAHSTEHGLLLGNGDGVFFRSEDKQIQTVLTGFNVNRICPLNSDGTQCLIIGETRMAAIRWNGQAWEEFVERVDGIGFPSVVHSYAPNSVWIELGLNRVAQVRIVDDAIQTIFFDDWDAESPAWINVGHLGNTTVMTGKGLQFRYYDEQLQAFVERPDLDAIFSQSPHPVLRVRESDNGILWASHSQGIFKIIVEPDGSASYDTASLRMLGLNYPICELHGDEIWIRGKNVLYRIDTRDPGVPLQTPKPILTGILDSRNNRYLYNALEDGLPEEMVVPYAANSLEFKFFPGTYSLLRNPQYQYRLEGYSDSWSQPSYNPSISLTSLHEGDYRLHIRVIYGNEVVGKRTQFAFTILPPLYRTWWAYLCYALFGTALLTAGISRYTGRFKRHNRELERLVEERTREIEVANHNLQEAIKQAEAASEAKGQFLANMSHEIRTPMNGVMGMCSMLADTPLDREQQNYLSTLRVSSETLLTIINDILDFSKIEAGKMTFDPVVFDLRQIVDDVLDLVAPLLDEKTVEVTQSIPASFSSMRVGDPTKIRQILLNLVSNAVKFTSEGRIEILVSERPHSSFIEFSVRDTGIGIPQNIAAKLFNPFSQGDESTSRRFGGTGLGLSICRMLTEQMGGNIWVESAVGEGSCFHFELPLPEADAALPETSPYHATQIRTDVVIHGRHATLNGMLLEMLNAAGISCELIADPDAILAKIPENPDSPWVCIFDLDHPPVSPELLRLLNSQLSSRKQVTRILLTQRASDAQIEDMHKSEHALILHKPLRRYQLLDALKTLGKRQGAESSPERHHSSDRIEGSDSVRVLLVEDNQINQKVATLLLKRLGFEVDIAGNGVEAIRSVRRRDYPIILMDVQMPEMDGIQATREILSESKSSFPPLILAMSAGVSHERRSQCIEAGMSGFVAKPVQLEELRKHLSSAMVTLRNSKS; the protein is encoded by the coding sequence TCTCCTTTGACAACCAGAACTGGACCAGCTTGATCGATTCGGAATCGATCGAACAGAATTTCGCCAATGCGATCAGTACACCTGACGGACGCTATTATTACGGTGCTGCGGGCAATTGGGGCAGCTTTCGCTTTGGAACGGACGGACTGATCACCACGCAAAGTCTGCGCGATACGGGTGCTCCGGCCTGGACCTCCAACACCAACTTTTCCTTCATCGAAACGACCTCGGATGGCATCGCGTATGCAGGGGGAAGCGGTATGATCTACCACGACCTCAAGTCCGGACAAAACCACTATTTTCAGGTTCCAGAAACCTTGCTCATCTTCTGTCTGAACGACGAAATTTACCTGTCCTCCTACCGCATTGGCATTGCGCATCTCGACCGGGATCAAATGAAGCTGATACCGCTTTTCCCCGAACCCACCGAAGAAACAATCTTCGAAGAATTTGCCTATCTGGACGACGACACCATCCTGGCAGTCACAAATGCCTACCAGCTGGTCCACTTTGACGGAATCAATATCAAAGTAAAGGAAAGTGGAATCGACTCCATGCTCCACCTTGGCGTATCCGCCATGCTGAAACTCGATGAGCAGCACATCGCCATCGCGCTCAGCAGCAGAGGACTTTTCTTACTCGACCCATCCTACCAGATTCGCGCGCACTTCAGCGAAGCGACCTTCCGAAATATTGAGGATATGGTGAGCAATGAACCCGGCATCGTCTGGATTTCATCCGGTGCGGGCGTTTCCAAACTGGTTTACGACTATCCAGTCAGTCTCTTTGACCACCGTGCCGATCTCGTCCTTCTCTGGCCATCCGTGATCAAACATCGCGGACAGACCCTGGTCGTATCCTCAGGAAACCTGTATCGTCCTGTGGATGTGGGTAAAGGTCAGTTGACCCGGTTTGAACCCATGGAACTCAACATCGAACGCGGAGTCTGGGTCGCACATTCAACGGAGCATGGTTTGCTTCTGGGAAACGGAGATGGCGTGTTTTTTCGCTCAGAAGACAAGCAGATCCAAACTGTGCTAACGGGATTTAACGTGAATCGAATCTGCCCGCTCAACTCCGATGGTACCCAATGCCTGATCATCGGTGAAACACGCATGGCTGCTATCCGATGGAACGGTCAGGCATGGGAGGAGTTTGTCGAACGCGTCGATGGAATCGGCTTTCCTTCGGTCGTGCACAGCTACGCTCCCAACTCGGTCTGGATCGAATTGGGACTCAACCGGGTGGCACAGGTTCGCATCGTCGACGACGCCATTCAAACCATCTTCTTCGACGACTGGGATGCCGAATCTCCTGCATGGATCAACGTCGGTCACCTTGGCAATACGACGGTCATGACCGGAAAGGGTCTGCAATTCCGCTACTACGATGAGCAGCTTCAGGCATTTGTCGAACGCCCCGATCTCGACGCAATCTTTTCGCAAAGCCCTCATCCCGTCCTGCGCGTTCGCGAAAGTGATAACGGCATCCTATGGGCAAGTCACAGTCAGGGCATTTTTAAGATCATCGTCGAACCTGACGGCAGTGCCAGCTACGATACGGCATCCCTTCGCATGCTGGGACTGAACTACCCGATTTGCGAGCTGCACGGGGATGAGATCTGGATTCGGGGGAAAAATGTGCTCTACCGCATCGACACACGTGATCCGGGAGTTCCACTCCAGACGCCCAAACCCATACTCACCGGCATTCTCGATTCCCGCAACAACCGCTACCTCTACAACGCGCTCGAAGATGGATTGCCCGAGGAAATGGTCGTGCCCTATGCTGCCAACAGTCTGGAGTTCAAATTTTTCCCCGGCACGTATTCGCTGCTTCGCAATCCACAATATCAGTACCGGCTCGAAGGTTATTCTGACTCCTGGTCGCAACCGTCCTACAACCCCAGCATCAGCCTGACCAGCCTGCATGAGGGTGACTACCGCCTGCACATCCGAGTGATTTATGGAAACGAAGTGGTGGGCAAACGCACCCAATTTGCCTTCACCATCCTGCCGCCTCTCTACCGAACCTGGTGGGCCTATCTCTGCTATGCGCTGTTCGGCACCGCATTGCTTACTGCAGGTATTTCGCGATACACGGGTCGCTTCAAACGCCACAATCGGGAGCTGGAACGCCTGGTTGAAGAACGAACCCGTGAGATTGAAGTGGCCAACCACAACCTGCAGGAAGCCATCAAACAGGCCGAAGCCGCATCGGAGGCCAAAGGACAATTTCTCGCCAACATGTCCCATGAAATTCGAACCCCGATGAATGGAGTGATGGGCATGTGCTCGATGCTGGCAGATACACCGCTCGACAGGGAACAGCAAAACTACTTGAGCACCTTGCGGGTTTCGAGCGAAACCCTGTTGACCATCATCAACGACATCCTCGATTTCTCCAAAATTGAAGCAGGGAAAATGACCTTCGATCCCGTCGTGTTTGATCTGCGGCAAATTGTGGATGATGTGCTCGACCTGGTGGCCCCTCTGCTCGATGAAAAAACTGTGGAAGTGACACAGTCCATACCTGCATCTTTTTCTTCGATGCGTGTGGGCGATCCCACCAAAATCCGTCAGATTCTGCTCAATCTGGTAAGCAACGCAGTGAAATTCACCTCAGAGGGACGGATCGAAATCCTGGTCAGCGAGCGACCCCATTCTTCCTTCATCGAATTCTCGGTAAGAGATACGGGCATCGGCATTCCCCAGAATATCGCAGCCAAACTCTTTAACCCCTTCAGCCAGGGTGATGAATCCACCTCGCGTCGCTTCGGTGGAACTGGTTTGGGGCTGAGCATCTGCCGCATGCTCACCGAACAGATGGGCGGCAACATCTGGGTCGAAAGTGCCGTAGGCGAAGGCAGCTGCTTTCACTTTGAACTACCACTTCCCGAAGCTGACGCTGCGCTTCCTGAAACCAGCCCCTATCATGCAACCCAAATCAGAACAGATGTGGTGATCCATGGTCGTCACGCGACTCTCAATGGTATGCTGCTTGAAATGCTCAACGCAGCTGGTATTTCCTGTGAGTTGATTGCCGATCCGGATGCCATTCTGGCAAAGATTCCCGAGAACCCCGACTCTCCCTGGGTCTGCATTTTTGACCTGGATCACCCCCCCGTATCACCCGAACTCCTGCGCCTGCTTAATTCTCAACTTTCATCGCGCAAACAAGTGACCCGCATCCTGCTCACTCAGCGTGCTTCTGATGCGCAAATCGAAGACATGCATAAGTCCGAACATGCCCTCATCCTGCACAAACCCCTGCGACGCTATCAGTTGCTCGACGCCCTGAAAACCCTTGGAAAGCGCCAGGGTGCAGAAAGCTCTCCTGAAAGGCATCACTCATCAGATCGCATCGAAGGGTCAGACTCTGTTCGAGTGCTTTTGGTCGAGGACAATCAAATCAACCAAAAGGTCGCAACCTTACTGCTCAAACGACTCGGTTTTGAAGTCGATATCGCTGGCAATGGTGTCGAAGCCATTCGCTCAGTTCGTCGTCGTGACTATCCCATCATTCTCATGGACGTGCAGATGCCGGAAATGGATGGCATCCAAGCCACTCGTGAAATCCTCAGCGAATCAAAATCCAGCTTCCCGCCATTGATTCTTGCGATGAGCGCAGGCGTCTCTCACGAGCGCCGCTCCCAATGCATTGAGGCTGGCATGTCCGGTTTTGTCGCCAAACCCGTTCAGCTCGAAGAACTTCGCAAGCACCTGTCCAGTGCCATGGTCACGCTTCGCAATTCCAAGTCGTAA
- the pelA gene encoding pectate lyase — protein MTNSKIPTLAPRFHHHSASGLSVRRSFVQVCLRFVLLFTLGGLASPIQGEEMESWVASEDEPIDLTLFIDGIEHWAIFSPVRDYERIPPSDIQGIAQQLLKFQNPDGGWPKNIDWLGKLEPEFLKVQMPDHRWESSFDNRNTYSQIRFLARANELSPEPLYCEAVLRGLHFILESQHESGGWRGSDVDAITFNDEVMTGIMHLLNDIVQGDSSFAFLETELRDRLESALQRAIEVTLKCQVRQGERLTAWGQQHDHETLQPVAARSYELAALAAWESAKVVEFLMTLPEPSQEVRQSVIAAVQWFRKSAILGHAYLSIPAPPRPYHQTTVDFDRIFFENETAPPVWARFYSLADGKPFLTRRDGTVVNALHELSYERRIGYDWYGYWPNDALKRYPKWLQESLGAQSSSTFPGG, from the coding sequence ATGACCAACTCAAAAATCCCCACCTTGGCTCCGAGATTTCACCACCATTCGGCATCGGGATTGTCCGTGCGACGATCCTTCGTTCAGGTTTGTCTGCGATTCGTTTTGCTTTTCACGCTGGGTGGATTGGCCAGTCCGATCCAGGGTGAAGAGATGGAATCGTGGGTTGCATCGGAGGACGAACCCATTGACCTGACGCTGTTTATTGACGGTATTGAACACTGGGCAATCTTCAGTCCGGTTCGGGATTACGAGCGCATCCCCCCTTCCGACATTCAGGGTATTGCCCAGCAGTTGCTCAAGTTTCAGAATCCAGATGGAGGCTGGCCCAAAAATATTGATTGGTTGGGAAAACTGGAACCGGAATTCCTGAAAGTGCAAATGCCAGATCATCGATGGGAGAGTTCCTTCGACAACCGCAATACCTATTCCCAGATTCGCTTTCTGGCGCGCGCGAACGAACTGAGTCCGGAGCCGCTCTACTGTGAAGCAGTGCTTCGGGGACTTCACTTTATCCTGGAGTCCCAGCATGAAAGTGGTGGGTGGCGCGGGTCGGATGTGGATGCCATTACCTTCAACGATGAGGTCATGACAGGCATCATGCATCTGTTGAACGACATCGTGCAGGGCGATTCGAGTTTTGCATTTCTTGAGACGGAACTGCGCGACCGCCTTGAGTCAGCACTGCAACGTGCCATCGAGGTGACTCTCAAGTGCCAGGTCAGGCAGGGCGAACGGTTGACTGCATGGGGACAGCAACACGATCATGAGACATTGCAGCCCGTGGCCGCCCGCAGTTATGAGCTTGCAGCGCTCGCAGCGTGGGAGAGTGCGAAGGTCGTGGAATTTCTGATGACACTACCTGAACCATCCCAGGAAGTCAGGCAGTCCGTCATCGCTGCTGTTCAGTGGTTCCGCAAGTCTGCGATTTTGGGTCATGCCTACCTTTCGATTCCGGCACCGCCCCGTCCCTATCACCAGACGACCGTGGATTTTGACCGCATCTTTTTCGAAAATGAAACCGCCCCTCCGGTGTGGGCGCGGTTTTATTCCCTTGCCGACGGCAAACCCTTTCTGACCCGCAGGGATGGAACCGTAGTGAATGCACTGCATGAACTCAGCTATGAGCGCAGAATCGGTTACGACTGGTATGGCTACTGGCCGAATGATGCGCTCAAGCGATATCCGAAATGGTTGCAAGAGTCATTGGGAGCACAAAGTTCTTCAACATTTCCGGGAGGATAA
- a CDS encoding two-component regulator propeller domain-containing protein, with product MSLHISSLPYLSHMGSIPCRTAWVCMLLWAGACASAGAKDLAQYGVRHYNREDGIAASSILEILQTQQGYLWMGTYDGLTRFNGVEFRVFNRANTPTLHGNNITCLLEGKDGTLWLGTLGKGIQGFLDPDLQHIRPRSFMGNVTVNDIEQDAHGRIYAATREGLYVHEDEAWRRCDVQLPSRQTTSIDAIEIDENNHVLFATQQGIFRWDGTQASPLDSRLPSDLRVQGFLYQKDRGLWFGTFEAGLYHYHEGKIRHYQTEDGLLHNHVGDLNFDSDGNLWMGVRGGVSVLRNGTFSHFAMRGKMVYSLHHDREGGIWVGTYLHGLYRLGNTRFSAYTHVDPLEVSIIGRALIEFQGKLLIGTNLGIYELHNGYLHPSKSFPMLDDVMIRSMKPASDGGLWIGTHTNGVFKLNPDGETIAYGIEQGLQSRTNRCVIEASDGRVWIAGNSGLQVLDKGKIHSVPELQGFPILSLHELSGGRIAVATDGNGLFILHSDTVQHLSKADGLNSNVVFYVHEDEQGSLWITTSEAGISYIEQDQLYRLTLQDGMPQDAIFYILEDKHSHFWIACNSGIYRFEKEALRARAKAEAAIPSSLHFDRMDGITAGGVTGVAHGYTDSKGELWFPATEGVVSVNPNTDEAPTPAPTAIIESFSTESATFDLYDSSPVQVAPGTQRFTFRFVGMRFDASDNVRYRVKLEGYDPEFQEIQGRREIAYTNLPPGTYRFVVNAGIQGGAWSEQSDSISFVLKPRFYQLPLFQVMAVLSAFALIYGIIRIRVARSQMRQRQLSEQVEQRTAELRSAMDKAEQANHSKSLFLASVSHEVRNPMNGILGITELLLEDELSPDQRRKLEIVQSSARSLLTILNDLLDYSKLDSDKLTLESIPFQIRSIVDETLALQEAGIREKQLTIHVDLDNNLPETVVGDPLRHRQVLHNLISNAVKFTEHGSITICAKVESTAPGSILVKFSVSDTGIGISHDVQQRLFQVYQQAEDSTARTYGGTGLGLAICRSLVERMGGTIHVDSDVGKGATFTFTSRLALSCDSTPLPIPQNHPDSETAVLPQSASGLRLKVLVVDDEKLNLEIARAIFAKFGYSIHTALGAEAAIQVLQSDCFDLLFVDYRMPDMDGATLAQNIRSRRIPSQNPSLGIVAITGATAHSERDHLRESGIDHILEKPLIPSHLLPILQDCLNRKRSEV from the coding sequence ATGTCGCTCCATATTTCGAGCCTACCCTACCTGTCCCACATGGGCAGTATTCCGTGTCGCACGGCCTGGGTGTGCATGCTGCTGTGGGCGGGAGCTTGTGCCAGCGCAGGGGCAAAGGATCTCGCACAATACGGCGTACGGCACTACAACCGAGAAGATGGTATTGCGGCATCCTCGATTCTGGAGATTCTGCAGACCCAGCAGGGCTACCTGTGGATGGGAACCTACGATGGACTCACCCGCTTCAATGGCGTGGAATTCCGGGTGTTCAACCGGGCCAATACCCCGACCCTGCACGGCAATAACATCACCTGCCTGCTTGAGGGAAAAGATGGCACACTTTGGCTGGGCACACTCGGCAAGGGAATCCAGGGATTTCTCGATCCCGATCTTCAGCACATCAGGCCACGCTCCTTCATGGGCAATGTCACTGTCAACGATATTGAGCAGGACGCTCATGGGCGGATTTATGCTGCCACACGGGAGGGTCTCTATGTGCATGAAGATGAGGCATGGAGGCGCTGTGATGTGCAACTGCCTTCCCGTCAAACTACCAGTATTGATGCGATTGAAATCGATGAAAACAATCATGTCCTGTTTGCCACCCAACAGGGTATTTTCAGGTGGGATGGAACACAGGCATCCCCGTTGGATTCACGCCTTCCATCCGACCTGCGCGTTCAGGGATTTCTCTACCAAAAGGACAGGGGCCTGTGGTTTGGAACCTTTGAAGCAGGACTCTATCACTATCATGAGGGGAAGATTCGGCATTACCAAACCGAAGACGGGTTGTTGCACAACCATGTCGGAGATCTGAACTTTGACTCCGACGGCAACCTGTGGATGGGGGTGCGTGGTGGAGTTTCGGTCTTGCGAAACGGAACATTCTCCCACTTCGCCATGCGCGGAAAGATGGTGTATTCCCTGCACCATGACCGGGAGGGGGGAATCTGGGTCGGAACCTACCTGCATGGACTCTATCGACTCGGAAATACGCGATTCTCCGCTTACACCCACGTGGATCCGCTTGAGGTCTCCATCATCGGACGCGCCCTCATCGAATTTCAGGGAAAGCTGCTCATCGGCACAAATCTCGGGATCTATGAACTGCACAATGGATACCTTCACCCGTCGAAGTCCTTTCCGATGCTCGACGATGTCATGATTCGTTCCATGAAACCTGCTTCGGATGGAGGACTGTGGATCGGTACTCACACCAATGGTGTGTTCAAGCTGAACCCGGACGGAGAAACCATCGCTTACGGCATTGAACAGGGATTACAGTCACGTACCAACCGCTGCGTGATCGAAGCCAGTGACGGGCGGGTGTGGATTGCCGGAAACAGCGGCTTACAGGTGTTGGACAAGGGGAAAATCCATAGCGTGCCGGAACTCCAAGGGTTCCCCATCCTTTCCCTGCATGAACTCAGCGGTGGTCGCATCGCTGTGGCAACCGATGGAAATGGGCTGTTCATTTTGCATTCGGATACAGTGCAACACCTCAGCAAGGCTGATGGACTGAATTCCAATGTGGTGTTCTATGTGCACGAGGATGAGCAGGGATCATTGTGGATTACCACTTCAGAAGCGGGAATTTCCTACATTGAGCAGGATCAACTCTATCGGCTCACCCTGCAGGATGGAATGCCCCAGGATGCCATCTTTTATATCCTTGAAGACAAGCACAGTCACTTCTGGATCGCCTGCAATTCCGGGATCTATCGCTTTGAGAAAGAAGCACTGCGTGCCCGTGCCAAGGCAGAAGCCGCAATCCCCTCCTCACTTCATTTTGATCGCATGGACGGCATCACCGCAGGTGGAGTCACAGGGGTTGCTCATGGCTACACCGATTCGAAGGGAGAGCTGTGGTTTCCCGCAACAGAGGGTGTGGTTTCAGTAAATCCCAACACCGACGAAGCCCCCACTCCTGCACCTACCGCAATCATCGAATCTTTTTCAACGGAGTCCGCAACTTTTGACCTGTATGATTCCTCACCCGTTCAAGTGGCTCCCGGTACCCAGCGCTTTACGTTCAGATTCGTGGGCATGCGCTTTGACGCAAGCGACAATGTGCGCTATCGCGTTAAGCTGGAAGGCTACGATCCGGAATTTCAGGAGATTCAGGGGCGTCGGGAAATCGCCTACACCAACCTACCCCCAGGAACCTATCGCTTTGTCGTGAACGCTGGCATTCAGGGAGGAGCCTGGAGTGAGCAGAGCGATTCCATCTCATTTGTACTCAAACCCCGATTCTACCAGCTTCCTTTATTTCAGGTCATGGCAGTGCTCTCCGCATTCGCATTGATCTACGGAATCATTCGCATTCGTGTGGCACGCTCCCAAATGCGCCAACGCCAGTTGAGTGAGCAGGTCGAACAGCGAACTGCTGAACTGCGCAGTGCCATGGACAAGGCTGAACAGGCCAACCACAGCAAAAGCCTTTTCCTTGCATCTGTGAGTCACGAAGTTCGCAATCCCATGAACGGAATTCTGGGAATCACAGAGTTGCTGCTCGAGGACGAGCTGAGTCCCGATCAGCGCCGAAAGCTCGAGATCGTTCAGAGCAGTGCGCGCTCCCTGCTCACGATCCTGAATGACCTGCTCGATTATTCAAAACTCGATTCGGACAAGCTTACGCTGGAGTCCATCCCCTTTCAGATCCGCTCCATCGTGGACGAAACCCTTGCACTGCAAGAGGCTGGCATTCGGGAAAAGCAACTCACCATCCACGTTGATCTCGACAATAATCTTCCCGAGACCGTCGTGGGAGACCCGCTTCGCCATCGCCAGGTGTTGCACAATCTCATTTCGAACGCTGTCAAATTCACCGAACATGGCAGCATCACAATCTGTGCAAAGGTTGAGTCGACTGCACCCGGATCGATACTCGTGAAGTTTTCGGTATCGGACACGGGCATTGGAATTTCTCACGACGTTCAGCAGCGGCTGTTTCAGGTCTATCAGCAAGCAGAAGACTCCACCGCACGCACCTATGGTGGAACGGGTCTTGGCCTTGCCATCTGCCGAAGTCTCGTCGAACGAATGGGCGGAACCATTCACGTCGACAGTGATGTCGGCAAAGGCGCTACATTCACCTTCACGTCGCGGTTGGCACTTTCTTGCGACTCAACCCCACTTCCCATCCCGCAGAATCACCCCGATTCTGAAACAGCAGTTTTGCCCCAGTCAGCATCCGGGTTGAGGTTGAAGGTGCTCGTCGTGGATGACGAGAAACTCAATCTGGAAATCGCACGGGCCATCTTTGCCAAATTCGGATATTCGATCCACACGGCACTGGGTGCAGAAGCAGCCATTCAAGTCCTTCAATCCGATTGCTTTGACTTGCTTTTCGTGGACTATCGCATGCCCGACATGGACGGTGCCACACTGGCTCAGAACATTCGCTCCCGTCGCATCCCTTCCCAAAACCCATCCCTGGGCATTGTGGCCATCACTGGCGCAACTGCACATTCCGAACGCGACCATCTGCGGGAATCCGGCATCGACCACATACTCGAAAAACCCCTGATTCCATCCCACTTGCTACCCATTTTACAGGATTGTCTCAATCGCAAACGCAGCGAAGTCTGA
- a CDS encoding paraquat-inducible protein A, producing MQGTPPPPVWYCKGCNLPHIRFQLIPGASARCGRCGTHLFVTPRTGPNVGLAWACCALICFAASLWLPFLEVTRFNDTRGIGVSGILHGLSRSGMQPVGLLSLILIYWLPLLTSVALIAVNLHVLNHLKLPGAKLLLQLLVWAKSWAMPEVYLLSVTVAYIKIRDLVEIRVESGLWLFAAATVALLAALQRVERDDLPNRVQCPHPELRARSNRSCLALLIAAALLLVPANALPMLEMRLPGQHQSQTLIGGVLTLFDHGMFGIALVVFIASLVVPFAKIVGLLWLLRAAQQGRGTRSNMQLHRILAFIGRWSMLDVFLVALLGALIQFGSIATLLPGAATPAFATAVILTAIAVDHFDTRNLWTGSAP from the coding sequence ATGCAAGGCACCCCACCGCCCCCCGTCTGGTACTGCAAGGGCTGCAACCTGCCCCACATCCGATTTCAATTGATTCCCGGTGCATCCGCCCGGTGCGGGCGCTGCGGCACACATCTGTTTGTCACACCGCGCACAGGTCCCAACGTTGGCCTCGCCTGGGCTTGCTGCGCTCTGATCTGTTTTGCCGCCTCACTCTGGCTTCCTTTTCTGGAGGTTACACGTTTCAACGATACGCGCGGGATCGGAGTATCTGGAATCCTGCACGGACTCTCCCGCTCGGGAATGCAGCCAGTGGGCCTGCTTTCACTCATCCTCATCTACTGGCTACCGCTCCTGACTTCGGTAGCATTGATTGCGGTGAATCTGCATGTGCTCAACCACCTGAAACTTCCTGGAGCAAAATTACTGCTGCAGTTGCTGGTTTGGGCAAAATCATGGGCCATGCCCGAGGTTTATTTGCTGTCGGTCACTGTCGCCTACATCAAAATCCGGGATCTCGTCGAAATCCGGGTGGAATCCGGACTGTGGTTGTTTGCCGCAGCTACCGTTGCTTTGCTTGCAGCCCTGCAACGGGTTGAACGGGATGACTTGCCCAATCGTGTCCAGTGTCCCCACCCCGAACTTCGGGCGCGATCCAACCGCAGCTGTTTGGCCCTGCTCATCGCTGCAGCACTCCTGCTCGTGCCCGCCAACGCCCTGCCCATGTTAGAGATGCGTTTGCCGGGGCAACACCAGTCCCAAACCCTGATCGGCGGTGTGCTCACACTATTCGATCACGGGATGTTTGGAATCGCCCTGGTTGTATTTATCGCCAGCCTGGTTGTCCCTTTTGCAAAAATTGTAGGATTGCTCTGGTTGCTGAGAGCAGCGCAACAAGGTCGGGGGACGCGAAGCAACATGCAGCTTCACCGCATCCTCGCATTCATTGGCCGATGGTCGATGCTTGATGTTTTTCTGGTTGCCCTGCTTGGCGCACTCATTCAGTTCGGCAGCATTGCCACTTTGCTGCCCGGTGCTGCGACACCTGCCTTTGCCACAGCTGTCATCCTCACCGCCATAGCCGTCGATCATTTTGATACCCGCAACCTTTGGACAGGTTCTGCCCCCTGA
- a CDS encoding MlaD family protein, whose protein sequence is MKHSPFPSPEIVTAKASWLIWIVPVVALCISAYLLLEEFGNRGPLISIRFQDGSGLEANQTRLLSRGVTVGRVERIALTENLSEVRVDVRLDKSMRSLAAENSRFWVVRPEISMSGIQGLETLMSGPYIYVDPGEGAFQSEFKGLDSPPQNSHSSFEYRLRADRRISAHPGVPVLFRGLPVGSVTQVDLSNDASEVWVTIRIEPDHGHLVRPESRFWDAGGVNLQVNLLGAKLRTGSMESLLAGAIEFATPPEAANSPIASPGSLFVLHTEAEEKWLKWKAILPPESESGKVDLPNDPST, encoded by the coding sequence ATGAAGCATTCTCCGTTTCCATCTCCCGAAATCGTCACTGCAAAAGCATCATGGCTCATCTGGATCGTCCCCGTGGTTGCGCTGTGCATCAGTGCCTACCTGCTCTTGGAGGAATTCGGTAACCGCGGACCCTTGATCAGCATCCGATTTCAGGATGGTTCCGGACTTGAAGCCAACCAAACCCGCCTGCTGAGTCGCGGCGTGACGGTCGGGAGGGTTGAGCGAATTGCCCTCACGGAAAATCTGAGCGAAGTGCGTGTCGATGTTCGCCTGGATAAATCGATGCGTTCACTTGCTGCTGAAAACAGTCGTTTCTGGGTGGTTCGACCCGAAATCAGCATGAGCGGCATTCAGGGTCTGGAAACCTTGATGAGCGGCCCCTACATCTATGTGGATCCGGGTGAAGGTGCATTCCAAAGCGAATTCAAAGGTCTCGATTCACCCCCACAAAACTCACATTCCTCGTTCGAATACCGACTGCGGGCGGATCGTCGCATCAGCGCTCATCCCGGCGTTCCCGTGCTGTTCAGAGGACTTCCGGTCGGTTCGGTCACACAAGTCGATCTCAGCAACGATGCATCGGAGGTGTGGGTCACCATTCGCATTGAACCCGACCACGGCCATCTGGTGCGGCCCGAAAGCCGTTTCTGGGATGCGGGCGGGGTCAACCTGCAGGTCAATTTGCTCGGAGCAAAGCTGAGAACCGGCTCCATGGAATCCCTGCTTGCAGGAGCCATCGAATTTGCAACTCCACCGGAAGCCGCAAACTCCCCCATCGCAAGCCCGGGAAGCCTCTTCGTCCTGCACACCGAAGCGGAAGAAAAGTGGCTGAAGTGGAAAGCCATCCTGCCTCCAGAGTCCGAATCCGGCAAAGTCGACCTCCCCAACGATCCGTCCACATAA